Proteins co-encoded in one Kribbella qitaiheensis genomic window:
- a CDS encoding alkaline phosphatase family protein produces MTQQVLVIDVVGRTPRLLRKMPRLRSLPLSRTLGAVLPAVTCSAQATFLTGKLPSDHGIVGNGWYFRDLGDVFLWRQHNQLVQGEKIWDVARRSNPQYKVANVCWWYAMGAETDLLVTPRPIYYADGRKAPDCYTRPVELHDRLTKDLGAFPLFNYWGPTASIKSSKWIVAASRKILAEDDPDLLLTYVPHLDYDLQRYGASSVEATRAAIELDAVLAPLLDDAEARGATVIVLSEYGITDVDRPVDINRVLRSEGLVEVHTQDGMEYLDPWTSRAFAVADHQIARVYVKDPVDIDAVSKLLQRVAGVAEVLDADGKKEQGLDHERAGELVAVAEADSWFTYYYWLDDERAPDFARAVEIHRKPGYDPAELFFDPSDRFVKPRAASYLLRKKVGLRYAMQVVPLDPSIVRGSHGRLPASDEDGPVFLSSDPTLVPEGQIAPTAVRDLVLKASKLIPE; encoded by the coding sequence ATGACTCAGCAGGTGCTTGTGATCGACGTCGTCGGCCGCACTCCACGCTTGCTCCGGAAGATGCCGAGGCTGCGGTCCCTGCCGTTGTCCCGCACGCTCGGAGCGGTCCTGCCGGCGGTGACGTGCTCGGCACAGGCCACCTTCCTCACCGGGAAGCTCCCCTCGGACCATGGCATCGTCGGCAATGGCTGGTACTTCCGCGACCTCGGCGACGTGTTCCTCTGGCGTCAGCACAACCAGTTGGTGCAAGGCGAGAAGATCTGGGACGTCGCCCGCCGCAGCAACCCGCAGTACAAGGTCGCTAACGTCTGCTGGTGGTACGCGATGGGCGCCGAGACCGATCTGCTCGTCACGCCGCGCCCGATCTACTACGCGGACGGCCGGAAAGCTCCCGACTGCTACACCCGCCCGGTGGAGCTGCACGACCGGCTGACGAAGGACCTCGGCGCGTTCCCGCTCTTCAACTATTGGGGGCCGACAGCAAGCATCAAGTCGAGCAAGTGGATCGTCGCCGCTTCGCGCAAGATCCTTGCCGAGGACGACCCGGACCTGCTGCTCACCTACGTCCCGCACCTGGACTACGACCTCCAGCGGTACGGCGCGTCATCGGTCGAGGCGACCCGCGCGGCGATCGAGCTCGACGCCGTACTCGCCCCGCTGCTCGACGACGCGGAGGCCCGTGGCGCGACGGTGATCGTGCTCTCGGAGTACGGAATCACCGACGTCGACCGGCCGGTCGACATCAATCGCGTACTGCGAAGTGAAGGCCTCGTCGAGGTGCACACACAGGACGGGATGGAATACCTCGACCCGTGGACATCGCGGGCCTTCGCGGTGGCGGATCACCAGATCGCCCGTGTCTATGTGAAGGACCCAGTCGATATCGATGCCGTGAGCAAGCTTCTCCAACGCGTCGCCGGCGTGGCCGAGGTCCTCGATGCCGACGGCAAGAAAGAGCAAGGTCTCGACCATGAGCGCGCCGGAGAACTGGTCGCCGTCGCCGAAGCAGACTCGTGGTTCACCTATTACTACTGGCTGGACGACGAGCGGGCGCCGGACTTCGCCCGAGCTGTCGAGATCCATCGCAAGCCCGGCTACGACCCGGCCGAGCTGTTCTTCGATCCGTCCGATCGCTTCGTGAAACCGCGAGCCGCGTCGTACCTGCTACGCAAGAAGGTCGGTCTCCGGTACGCGATGCAGGTCGTCCCGCTCGACCCGTCGATCGTGCGCGGCTCGCACGGCCGGTTGCCCGCCTCCGACGAGGACGGCCCGGTCTTCCTGAGCTCGGATCCGACCCTGGTGCCCGAGGGGCAGATCGCGCCGACCGCAGTACGAGACCTTGTCCTGAAGGCTTCTAAGCTGATTCCCGAATGA
- a CDS encoding LacI family DNA-binding transcriptional regulator: protein MRRPTLHAVAARAGVSKSSVSRVINGEPTVAPEIRQIVMAAVTELGYVPNGAARNLVTQKTNTIAIIVSDPPAGLVSDDPMFAMVVRAASRELEAAGKQVSLVLAGSDESRRRVEHYLAAGHVDGAMLVSMDGADPLPAALARTGLPVVSHGRLASPGLMPYVDNDNIGGATKAVQHLLEQGRQRIATISGPLDMTAAQDRLTAYRETLQGTGRRSIVALGDFTRISGAEAMRQLLDDDPQLDAVFAANDLMAIGALRTLREAGRRVPDDVAVVGFDDIEAALYTAPPLTTVRSPMGEQAAGTTRLLLELLANGSADSVILPTELIIRESA from the coding sequence GTGCGACGACCGACCCTGCACGCCGTCGCGGCCCGGGCCGGGGTGTCGAAGTCCAGCGTGTCCCGGGTGATCAACGGTGAGCCCACGGTCGCCCCGGAGATCCGGCAGATCGTGATGGCCGCCGTCACCGAGCTCGGTTACGTGCCGAACGGCGCGGCCCGCAACCTGGTCACCCAGAAGACCAACACGATCGCGATCATCGTTTCGGATCCGCCGGCCGGGCTGGTCTCCGACGACCCGATGTTCGCGATGGTGGTCCGGGCCGCCTCCCGCGAGCTGGAAGCGGCAGGCAAGCAGGTCTCGCTCGTGCTGGCCGGTTCCGACGAGAGTCGCCGTCGAGTGGAGCACTACCTGGCGGCCGGACATGTCGATGGCGCGATGCTGGTTTCGATGGACGGCGCCGACCCGCTCCCCGCGGCACTGGCTCGTACCGGGTTGCCGGTGGTGTCGCACGGGCGGTTGGCCTCGCCGGGATTGATGCCGTACGTCGACAACGACAACATCGGTGGGGCTACGAAGGCCGTGCAGCACCTACTGGAACAGGGGCGGCAGCGGATCGCCACCATCTCCGGTCCGTTGGACATGACGGCCGCGCAGGATCGCCTGACGGCGTACAGGGAGACGTTGCAGGGCACCGGCCGCCGGTCGATCGTTGCCCTCGGCGACTTCACCCGGATCTCCGGCGCCGAGGCGATGCGGCAACTGCTGGACGACGATCCGCAGCTCGACGCCGTGTTCGCGGCCAACGACCTGATGGCGATCGGTGCGCTGCGGACCCTGCGCGAGGCCGGTCGACGGGTGCCGGACGACGTCGCCGTGGTCGGCTTCGACGACATCGAGGCCGCGCTCTACACTGCTCCCCCGCTGACCACCGTCCGCAGCCCGATGGGTGAGCAGGCAGCTGGGACCACGCGCTTGTTGCTGGAGTTGCTTGCCAACGGCAGCGCGGATTCCGTCATCCTGCCGACCGAGCTGATCATTCGGGAATCAGCTTAG